TCGATTTTCCAGCACTCAGGCTGACCAATGCCTCCTATGAAGCGAGCATTGAATGCAGAGCAAGATTCCCTAAGCCGATGGAATACGATAGAGTCATTCTCGACAACAATTTTGCCTCGATCTCCACATATTTCCAATCGATTGGTTCCCGGAGCATCTGCTATTGTCGTAATATAACATCCCGTAGCGCCATTTGGATATTCAAAAATCGCATATACATCATCCTCTACTTCTATATCCCTGTGTTTCCCATAATATACTTGTGAACGGATTCTTGAAGGCATGCCACATATCCACTGGAACAAATCAAGATTATGAGGGTTCTGATTTAGCAAGACACCTCCGCCCTCACCTTTCCAGGTAGCTCTCCAAGGACTTTGATCATAGTAACTCTGAGCTCTGAACCAATTGGTGATTATCCAGTTGGTTCTTGTTATTTCCCCAAGCTCTCCACTGGTAACAAGCTCCCGAACCTTTTGGTATAAGGGATTCGTCCTTTGATTGAACATTACCCCGAATACCAATTCGGGATGTTTTCTTGCTTCCTCGTTAAGTTCCTGTACCTGCTTTGTATACACCCCGGCAGGCTTTTCCACCATGATATGCTTACCATTTTTCAAGCCGGCGATACCGTAGACAGGATGCAAATAATGGGGAACGCAAATATGGATGGCCTCAACCAACGTAGAGGCAATGAGTTCTTCAGCGGTAGAGAAAACCGCCAGGCTTTC
The sequence above is a segment of the Sphaerochaeta pleomorpha str. Grapes genome. Coding sequences within it:
- a CDS encoding Gfo/Idh/MocA family protein, with translation MEKVKLGIIGFGTIGFQHAKALTSGKVPNCTLVAIADIDEKKRESARNLYGESLAVFSTAEELIASTLVEAIHICVPHYLHPVYGIAGLKNGKHIMVEKPAGVYTKQVQELNEEARKHPELVFGVMFNQRTNPLYQKVRELVTSGELGEITRTNWIITNWFRAQSYYDQSPWRATWKGEGGGVLLNQNPHNLDLFQWICGMPSRIRSQVYYGKHRDIEVEDDVYAIFEYPNGATGCYITTIADAPGTNRLEICGDRGKIVVENDSIVFHRLRESCSAFNARFIGGIGQPECWKIEIPTKGTYTSHCGILQNFCDAILHGTSLMVPGEEGIKGLALSNAIHLSSWQEGNWVSLPIDADLYYDLLQHKIRNSKK